One genomic window of Solanum dulcamara chromosome 12, daSolDulc1.2, whole genome shotgun sequence includes the following:
- the LOC129875760 gene encoding uncharacterized protein LOC129875760: MGSLWTFVAWGMDVIRAIEPPALNGHHFILVAIDYFIKWVKTSTYKAVTKKVVVDFVRNNIVCQFGILESIITNNVANLNSDLMKEICEQIEISHQNSTAYRPWMNGVDEATNKNIKKIFKKDTGYRTTIKTSIGPTPYMLVYGSEAVVPAEVERPSLSIIQEVSLDDAERICRRIEQLMLNDEKRMDAVCHG, translated from the exons ATGGGTTCCCTTTGGACATTTGTCGCTTGGGGAATGGATGTAATTAGAGCCATAGAGCCTCCTGCATTAAATGGACATCATTTCATCCTTGTAGCTattgattattttataaaatgggTCAAAACTTCAACATACAAGGCAGTAACTAAGAAGGTAGTGGTAGACTTTGTTCGCAACAATATAGTTTGTCAATTTGGGATCCTAGAATCAATCATAACAAATAATGTGGCCAATCTCAACAGTGATCTTATGAAGGAGATTTGTGAACAGATTGAGATTTCTCATCAAAATTCCACAGCTTATCGGCCATGGATGAATGGAGTAGATGAAGCTACAAAtaagaatatcaagaagattTTTAAGAAAGATACTGG TTATCGCACCACAATCAAAACATCCATTGGGCCAACTCCTTATATGTTGGTTTATGGTTCAGAAGCAGTAGTACCTGCTGAAGTGGAAAGACCATCTTTAAGTATTATTCAAGAGGTCAGTTTAGATGATGCAGAACGGATTTGCAGAAGGATTGAACAGTTGATGCTCAATGATGAGAAAAGAATGGATGCAGTTTGTCATGGTTAA